TAGTGGTCCTGGAGTTGCACGGAAGTGAGGGAGCCGAAGAACACCGCCGCGTAGACGACCAGGGTGTGAGGCAGCCGGGCCAGCCAACGGGGCCGCGCCATCGGAGGCAGCGGATCCTTCTTCAAGGTGAACAACTCCCGGACCAGGCCCCGCAGGGCGTGGCCGGCTGCCGCGGGGGCCGGATCCGGGGACGCGTTCTGGGCATTCACACCGGTCAGCCTAGGCACGGGTGACCTCCATGGCCGGAGCCCCTCGGTGGTCACGGGGCACAGGCGAGGCTCGGACGGCGGGGTCACGGCGCCGGGACGCGCCCTGCTCGTGCGTGTGGAACGTAGCCCAGCAGACGGCGAGCGCGGCGGCGAACAGCGGCAGCCACAGCAGCCGGCACGCTATCCAGCCCGGGGAGCCGGGCACGGTGTGCAGCCCGGGCAAGTCCGGTGAAACGAGGAGCCCGAGGGCGGTGACGGCCATCATCGCGGTCTGGTGCCAGAGGAAGACGGTCATCGCGGACAGGTTCAGCAGTGCCACCTTCGCCCAGGTCCTGGGCCTTCGCACGGCGCGGGCGAGCGGTTCACGGAGCAGCAGGGCCAGCCCGCACTGGGCCAGGCCGAAGCTCACGGCGGCGAGGGTGGGCGGGTTCAGGTTGGAGACCGCTGCGCCCGGAACACCCACCATCGACGCGGGATAGCCGCCCCACAGGACGAGCGAGGCGGTGGCGACGGCACCCGCCACGAGCAGCGCCACCGCCGATCCGCGGCGGGCGAACGCGCCGCGGGACCAGGCCGCGCCCAGAGTGAAGGGGACGAGCCAGCCGGCGGCGACATTGCCCCAGCCGACCCAACCCGGGCCCCCGAAGCCGAATCGCCAGACATCCACGCCCGCGACCACGGCCAGCGGCACCGCGGGGTGGAGCCGAGCCACCAGCGGCGTCGCGGCGGTCAGCACGGCGAACACGAGCAGGAACCACAGCGGGGAAAGGACGAGCCTGAGCAGGGTGTGGAGGGTGTCCGGTGCCACCCCGCCCAGCAGCATCCCGGCGGAGGCGACGCCCCACAGCGTGAGCACCGCCGCCACCGGCCGGAACAGCCGGCCCAGCCGCTGCCCGACCCAGATGCGGTACGGAACTCCGCGCGCCCGGGCCGAGGCGTACCCCTGGGCGGCGACATGGCCGCCGACCAGGAAGAACACCGCCAGCGTCTGGAACACCCAGGAGACCGGGGCCAGCCAGGGCATGCGCGCCAGCGGGCTCGTGCTGCTCAGGCCGCCCTCGGCCGTGGTCAGCGCGGTGACGAGCCAGTGGCCCAGCACCACGCCGAGGATGGCCAGGGCCCGCAACGCGTCCACGCAGCGGTCCCTGGAGGCCGGAGTCCCGGCATCGACACGGTCCGCGAGCCGGGACCAACGGGCGTGGGCACTACGCATGAGGGACCTCCGGCGTGGCGGCGGGAGCGGCGGTGGCGGCAGGCCCGATGACGATGCGGGCCAGGGCGTCGAGGGACGCGGTGCCGGGCCCCAGGTAGTCGCTGTGGCCGACCCGGCCGGCGGCGAAGACCCGTGCGCCGAAGGCCGGATCGACAGGATCGGTGCCGAACCCGACACCGCCGAGCCGTACGTGTGGGACGTTGCCGATCCAGTCATCGCTTCCCCGCCCGGCCCACACCTGGGCCCGGGTGGGCAGCTCGGAGACGGAGCCGGCCCCGGTCCCAGGACTCCCGTAGAGCACCAGGTCGGTCACCTTGGGGCCGGTACCCGTACGGGCGCAGACCACCGAACCGTAGGAGTGGCAGAGCAGCGAGATCCGGGTGTCGGGGCGGGTGCGGGCTTCCAAGCCGGCCAGCAACGGGCCCAGTTCGGCGGCCGCGGCGTCGGCGCGGGCGGTCGTCAGGACGGTGGTGCTGACCGTGCCGGGGGTGTCGTACCCGAGCCAGGCGACCACGGCGGAGTTCGGGTGCTCGGCCTGGAGGCGCTGCTCAAGGGCGACCGCCCCGGCACGGAACCTCTGGTAGGTGTCCAGCGTGGTGTCGGACCCCGGCACAAGAACGGTGACCCGGTCAGCACCCTCCAGATCGCCGAACACCTCCACGGCCCGGCCCCCGCCCCGGCCGTCGAAGGCGAGGAAATGGGGGCCGGAGCCGCCCGACCCCCGCGCCATGGCCTGCAACTTCACGGCCCGGCCGGTACGGCCCGCGTCCCGCGCCATCCGGGCCGCCTCGGCGATGTTGCCGAGGTTCGCGGCGTACCGGCTCTCCGGGGTGGCCGTACCGGCGAAGGCGACGGGCCTGGGCGCCGGTACGTCGGGGGACGCGGCGGCGGAGAGGGGGAGCACCACGGCCGCCGCGATGAGGCCGGCCAGCAGGGTGCGGCGCAGGCGGCTGCCAGTGGCGTTCATGAGGGGGCCCTTCGGTCCGGGAGAGCGTTGCGCTCTTCTCTGGTTCCGAAGTTATGGATCAGCCCCCCTCGTCGGCGTCCCGCTGAGGAGCGGCCTTCGCTGGTAGCTCTCAGGTATCACGCCCCCTACTTCCGAGCCACCGCGCGCCATCGGCGGACGCAGGTGCGACAGCCCGCGGTTGACGAAGCGTCAGGCCCACGGGCGTTCAGGAGGCCGCCGTCGCCACCCGGACGCCGAAGGCGATCAGGACCGTGCCCGTCACCCGGTCCAGGGCGCGGCGGACGCGCGGGCGGGTGAAGAGGAGCCGGGCGCGGGAGAGGACGTGGACGTACGTGCCCAGCCAGAGCAGCGTCAGCAGTACGTGGACCGCCACGAGCAGCGCCATGCCCACCGCCGGGCGCAGACCGGCCGGGGCGAGGGTGGGGAGCAGGCCCGTGTAGAAGACGGCGATCTTCGGGTTCAGCGCGTTGCTGACCAGGCCGGTGCGCCAGGCGCTCGTCCCGCGCCGTTCCGCCCGTTCGCCCCGTACGGCCGGCTCGGCGCCGGCGTGACGCAGCGACTGGACGCCGAGGAAGCAGAGGTAGCCGGCACCCGCGAGCTTGACCACCAGGTACACCTCGGCGGACGCGGCGAGCAGGGCCGCGAGTCCGGCGACGGTGAGGGCGCCCCAGAGGAGCAGACCGACGCAGATCCCGCCGACCGTGCGCAGCCCGTCGGCGCGGCCGCGCGAGACGGCCCGCTTCGTCACGATCGCCATGTCCGGCCCCGGAACCAGGGTCAGCAAGGTCAGCACGCCCGTCGCGGCGAGGAGGTGGGTGTACACGCGGCCCAGTCTGGCAGCCGCACCTCGACCGCGGCTCGGGGCGACCGCGCCCCGGCCGACCCGGTCCACGACCGGCGGCTCAGGGCAACCGCGACCCCCGACCGCGACCGCAACCCCGCCGCGACCACAACCCCCGACCGCGACCGCGACGCGGCTCAGTCCGCCGCCAACGGCTCGACGTACCCCGCCCGCCAGCGGGGCGCCGGGTCCTGGCCCGGGCTGGTCCAGTACTCCCTGGCTCCGACGACCACCCCGTCCCGCACCGTCCACAGCGAGACGGCCCGGTAGACCACGTGCTCCTGGGGTACCTCCACCTCCGTGACGACGAGGTCCCCGTCGGCGAGTATCCGCAGCACCTCCACGGGCACCTCGTCCACGTCGTCGTCCTCGGCGAGGACGGCGACGAAGTTGGCCCGGCCCACGATCCGCTCACCGCTGACCGGCCACTCGATCACGGCGTCCTCGGCGACCAGCTTGGCGACGCCGTCCCAGTCGCGCGCCTCGATCCGCTCCCACAGTCGTGCCACTACGTCCAACGGCTCCATGTGCGGCAGTCTGCGACGCGGTCACGGGACGCAACAAGCTTTGCCCGCAGGCTTATTGACTTCGACACAATCGGTGCGGCCCTACCCTTCCCGGGGCTCCGCCGAAGACGGGTCCGCCAGCGCGCCGAGGGCGCAGGACAGCCTTTCCAGGGTCCGGACCGTCTCCGCGAAGGCCTCCTCGCCCAGTTCCGCGGCCAGCCGGTGTGCCAGCGCCGCATGCCCGGGAGCGATGCGGGCGATCGCCGCGCGCCCCTCCTCCGTGGGCCGCAGGAGCTTGGCGCGCCGGTGGGCGGGGTTCGGTACGTACTCGGCGAGACCGTTCGCGGCCAGCAGGTCGGCGATGCGCTGGACGCTCTGGCGGGTGATGCCCATGACGCGCGCGATGCCCGCGACCGACAGGGGTTCGCGGAGCACCGCGCCCAGCACCTGCCAGCGCGCCGCCGTCAGCCCGGCCGGGCGGGCCAGCTCCTCGGAGACGGCGAGGAACTGGCCGTTCAGCCGGAAGACGCCGAGGGCGGTACGGCTCAGCAGGTCCTGGCGCGCCCGCGCCGACGGCTCCGGAGCCTGCCCGGCCGCGAGCCCCGCTTCCGTCACCGCCCCATGCCCCGTCTCCGCCGCGAGCCCCGCTTCCGTCACCGCCTCCGTCACCGCCTCGGCCATCACCGCCCCGGGCCCCGCCTCCGTCACCGCCCCGGGCGTCGCCGCCTGCCCCGCCTCAGGCATCGTCAGAGTCCGTCGCGGCCGCCAGCACCGGGTACGCGGTGGCGTCCGAGTCGTGGAAGAGGCGGTACCAGGCGTCCAGGACGACCGGCTCGTACACGCCCAGCCGGGCGAACACCTCGCGGGCGAACGCCACCGGCTCCGTCGGCCCCGCCGTGATGAGGTCGCCGTCCGTGACCGCGTCCGTCTCGACGTAGTCGGGGCCGCCCGCGTATCCGGGCTGCGCCGCCAGGTACGGGGCGGCGGCGCTCGTGTGCCGGCGCCCGTCCAGCAGGCCCTCGCGGGCGAGGCCGGCCGTCGCGCCGCAGATCGCGGCCACGGGCACCCCCGCCGCCAGGAACTCGCGGGCCTTCGCCGCGAACGGCGCCAGCGTGTCCCCGGTGTCCCAGAGCGCGGCGCCGGTGAGGATCAGCAGGGACGAGTCCTCGGGGCGCAGCCCGGCCAGGGCGAGGTCGGGCCGGATCCGGACGCCGCCCATCGTGGTGACGGGCTCTTCGGCGGCGAAGGCGACCGTGCGGACCCGGTGGCCGCGCCGGGTGAGGTGCGCCGTGGTGTGGCCGGTCTCCCAGTCCGCGTACGTGTCGTAGACGGCGAGGTGGACCGGCTTGCGGGACGGTTCCCGCGCGGTGTCGCTCATGGTGCTCGCCTCCTCGTGGGGGCAGGTCCCGGGCCCCGCCCGGAAGGACTCGGCCCGCTATGACAACATGCTGTCATCTTGGCAGGAAGCTGCCAAGTCTTCGGCCCGATCGCATACAGACTGCCGAGGGCGGGCCCCCACCCGCATACAGTCCGCCGATGTACCTCCGGGCCCGGGCCCTCCTAGCGTGACCGCATGACCCCTCATGTCACCGGCGCGGCGGTCAAGGCCGCCGATCGCGCCCACGTCTTCCACTCATGGTCCGCCCAGGCCCTGATCGATCCCCTGGCCATCGCCGGTGCCGAGGGGTCGTACTTCTGGGACTACGACGGGAACCGCTTCCTCGACTTCGCCTCCCAGCTGGTCAACACCAACATCGGTCACCAGCACCCCAAGGTCGTCGCCGCGATCCAGGAGCAGGCCGCCCGGCTCTGCACCCTCGCCCCCGGCTTCGCCGTCGACGTCCGCTCCGAGGCCGCACGCCTCATCGCCGAGCGGACCCCCGGCGACCTCGACAAGGTCTTCTTCACCAACGGCGGCGCCGAGGCCGTGGAGAACGCCGTACGGATGGCCCGGCTGCACACCGGCCGCCAGAAGGTGCTCTCCACCTACCGCTCGTACCACGGCGCCACCGCCGCCGCGATCAACCTCACCGGCGACCCGCGCCGCTGGCCCTCCGACACGGCCGCCGCCGGTGTCGTGCACTTCTGGGGACCCTTCCTCTACCGCTCGCCCTTCCACGCGACCACCGAGGCCGAGGAGTGCGCCCGCGCCCTCACCCACCTCGCCGACACCATCGCCTTCGAGGGGCCGGCGACCATCGCGGCGATCATCCTGGAGACCGTGCCGGGCACGGCCGGCATCATGACCCCGCCGCCCGGCTACCTCGCCGGCGTCCGCGAGCTGTGCGACCGGTACGGCATCGTCTTCATCCTGGACGAGGTCATGTCCGGGTTCGGCAGGACCGGCAAGTGGTTCGCGGCCGAGCACTGGGACGTCACCCCCGACCTGATCACCTTCGCCAAGGGCGTCAACAGCGGCTACGTCCCGCTCGGCGGCGTCGCCATCTCCGGCGCGATCGCCGAGACGTTCGCCACCCGCCCCTACCCGGGCGGACTGACGTACTCCGGCCACCCCCTCGCCTGCGCCGCCGCCGTCGCGACGATCAACGCGATGGAGGAGGAGGGCATCGTCGAGAACGCCGCCCGCATCGGGGAGGACGTGATCGGCCCCGGCCTCGCTGCGATCGCCGAGCGGCACCCGTCGGTCGGGGAGGTCCGGGGCCTCGGTGCCTTCTGGGCCGTCGAACTCGTACGGGACGGGGAGACGCGCGAGCCGCTCGTCCCGTACAACGCGGCCGGCGCCGACAACGGGCCGATGGCCGAGTTCGCGGCCGCCTGCAAGGCCTCCGGCCTGTGGCCCTTCGTCAACATGAACCGGACCCACGTGGTCCCGCCCTGCACCGTCACGGAGGCGGAGGCCA
This Streptomyces sp. NBC_00539 DNA region includes the following protein-coding sequences:
- a CDS encoding acyltransferase family protein; this encodes MRSAHARWSRLADRVDAGTPASRDRCVDALRALAILGVVLGHWLVTALTTAEGGLSSTSPLARMPWLAPVSWVFQTLAVFFLVGGHVAAQGYASARARGVPYRIWVGQRLGRLFRPVAAVLTLWGVASAGMLLGGVAPDTLHTLLRLVLSPLWFLLVFAVLTAATPLVARLHPAVPLAVVAGVDVWRFGFGGPGWVGWGNVAAGWLVPFTLGAAWSRGAFARRGSAVALLVAGAVATASLVLWGGYPASMVGVPGAAVSNLNPPTLAAVSFGLAQCGLALLLREPLARAVRRPRTWAKVALLNLSAMTVFLWHQTAMMAVTALGLLVSPDLPGLHTVPGSPGWIACRLLWLPLFAAALAVCWATFHTHEQGASRRRDPAVRASPVPRDHRGAPAMEVTRA
- a CDS encoding alpha/beta hydrolase; the protein is MNATGSRLRRTLLAGLIAAAVVLPLSAAASPDVPAPRPVAFAGTATPESRYAANLGNIAEAARMARDAGRTGRAVKLQAMARGSGGSGPHFLAFDGRGGGRAVEVFGDLEGADRVTVLVPGSDTTLDTYQRFRAGAVALEQRLQAEHPNSAVVAWLGYDTPGTVSTTVLTTARADAAAAELGPLLAGLEARTRPDTRISLLCHSYGSVVCARTGTGPKVTDLVLYGSPGTGAGSVSELPTRAQVWAGRGSDDWIGNVPHVRLGGVGFGTDPVDPAFGARVFAAGRVGHSDYLGPGTASLDALARIVIGPAATAAPAATPEVPHA
- a CDS encoding LysE family translocator, with translation MYTHLLAATGVLTLLTLVPGPDMAIVTKRAVSRGRADGLRTVGGICVGLLLWGALTVAGLAALLAASAEVYLVVKLAGAGYLCFLGVQSLRHAGAEPAVRGERAERRGTSAWRTGLVSNALNPKIAVFYTGLLPTLAPAGLRPAVGMALLVAVHVLLTLLWLGTYVHVLSRARLLFTRPRVRRALDRVTGTVLIAFGVRVATAAS
- a CDS encoding nuclear transport factor 2 family protein, which encodes MEPLDVVARLWERIEARDWDGVAKLVAEDAVIEWPVSGERIVGRANFVAVLAEDDDVDEVPVEVLRILADGDLVVTEVEVPQEHVVYRAVSLWTVRDGVVVGAREYWTSPGQDPAPRWRAGYVEPLAAD
- a CDS encoding MarR family winged helix-turn-helix transcriptional regulator; its protein translation is MAEAVTEAVTEAGLAAETGHGAVTEAGLAAGQAPEPSARARQDLLSRTALGVFRLNGQFLAVSEELARPAGLTAARWQVLGAVLREPLSVAGIARVMGITRQSVQRIADLLAANGLAEYVPNPAHRRAKLLRPTEEGRAAIARIAPGHAALAHRLAAELGEEAFAETVRTLERLSCALGALADPSSAEPREG
- a CDS encoding DJ-1/PfpI family protein, with the translated sequence MSDTAREPSRKPVHLAVYDTYADWETGHTTAHLTRRGHRVRTVAFAAEEPVTTMGGVRIRPDLALAGLRPEDSSLLILTGAALWDTGDTLAPFAAKAREFLAAGVPVAAICGATAGLAREGLLDGRRHTSAAAPYLAAQPGYAGGPDYVETDAVTDGDLITAGPTEPVAFAREVFARLGVYEPVVLDAWYRLFHDSDATAYPVLAAATDSDDA
- a CDS encoding aspartate aminotransferase family protein; this encodes MTPHVTGAAVKAADRAHVFHSWSAQALIDPLAIAGAEGSYFWDYDGNRFLDFASQLVNTNIGHQHPKVVAAIQEQAARLCTLAPGFAVDVRSEAARLIAERTPGDLDKVFFTNGGAEAVENAVRMARLHTGRQKVLSTYRSYHGATAAAINLTGDPRRWPSDTAAAGVVHFWGPFLYRSPFHATTEAEECARALTHLADTIAFEGPATIAAIILETVPGTAGIMTPPPGYLAGVRELCDRYGIVFILDEVMSGFGRTGKWFAAEHWDVTPDLITFAKGVNSGYVPLGGVAISGAIAETFATRPYPGGLTYSGHPLACAAAVATINAMEEEGIVENAARIGEDVIGPGLAAIAERHPSVGEVRGLGAFWAVELVRDGETREPLVPYNAAGADNGPMAEFAAACKASGLWPFVNMNRTHVVPPCTVTEAEAKEGLALLDAALDVADRHTTAG